A region of Maribacter algicola DNA encodes the following proteins:
- a CDS encoding VPS10 domain-containing protein has protein sequence MIQKLSCLIALLFILPTTLEAQRRKNRNQSDYIKVQDSMFTSLKWRNIGPSRGGRSVASTGVVGEPMTYYMGTVGGGIYKTTDDGLTWKNISDGFLKTGTVGAIAVAESNPNIVFAGMGEHAARGVMTSMGDGVYKSTDAGKTWTHVGLDETRHISDVIIHPTNPDIVFVAAQGAQYGPSAQRGIYKSVDGGFTWENVLFVDNNTGASSLSMDMKNPLILYAAMWEHRRYPWVMESGGKNSGIYKSTDGGSTWKQLKEGLPKEMGKIGISVSRANPEKVFAVIEAEGEKGGVYRSDDAGKKWTQVNKDRINIARAWYYMEIFADPQNENIVYVLNAPVTKSIDGGKTFTPVPTPHGDNHHLWIHPHNNQIMINSNDGGANISNNGGKSWSTQENQTTAQFYRVITDNLVPYNVYGGQQDNSTVAIASRTNDSGIDWKDWYPVAGGESAFLAFDPNDPKIIYGGTYQGNIDKWDAATKESKPIKQYPELGLSIAPKDAKYRYNWNAPIITSPHNRQTIYHAGNVVFKSTDEGISWTAISPDLTKNETDKHGPGGTPFTNEAAGGENYNTLTYLVESPHEEGVLWAGSDDGLLHMTKDGGQNWQNVTPSGIPDGIVNSIEVSPHDPATAYVVVMRYKSMDLNSYIFKTTDYGATWAKIVNGITGEHTFTRVVREDKKVKGLLYAGTETGLFISLNDGQNWQPLQLNLPIVPINDLIIHDNDLVAATAGRAFWILDDLSALQNIQTVKQAVTVFQPKDTYLFFGGYSENPGPGEGSNPKSGVTFDYYLEEKLDSTELKLEVLYDGKVIRTLTNQKPKDFKSWPGGPSKPEVLPSKKGYNRFTWNFRRDPIVAVDKVFVLGGDQGATVAPGTYTLRLSMPGTTSETEVKILANPNVKATPADYAEQQEMLNTIDETVVDIHEAVNAMRSAKAQLENYKKLLKDTDSASELLKQGDSIMKRITQWEEKLIQPKQKTFQDVINFKNQLNAQLLTLKGYIDVAEPKVTQGAKERYNDLLQLWKGLKQEQQTIIQKEMAEYNQTYRSLELPAIIMEE, from the coding sequence ATGATACAAAAACTAAGCTGTCTCATCGCACTACTTTTTATTTTACCAACAACCTTAGAAGCCCAACGTAGAAAAAATAGAAATCAATCGGACTATATAAAAGTTCAAGACTCCATGTTCACTAGCCTAAAGTGGCGTAACATTGGCCCTTCAAGAGGTGGTAGAAGTGTAGCCTCCACTGGGGTCGTTGGTGAACCCATGACCTATTATATGGGAACAGTAGGCGGTGGCATCTACAAAACAACCGATGACGGACTTACTTGGAAAAATATTTCGGACGGCTTCCTAAAAACAGGTACCGTAGGTGCCATTGCCGTTGCGGAAAGCAACCCAAACATCGTATTTGCAGGTATGGGCGAACATGCGGCCCGGGGGGTGATGACCTCCATGGGCGATGGGGTCTACAAATCTACCGATGCCGGAAAAACATGGACCCATGTGGGCTTGGATGAAACCCGACATATTTCGGATGTGATCATTCACCCTACCAATCCAGACATTGTTTTTGTTGCTGCCCAAGGAGCCCAATACGGACCCAGTGCACAACGAGGCATCTATAAATCGGTGGATGGTGGTTTCACCTGGGAAAACGTTCTTTTTGTAGATAATAATACAGGAGCCTCCTCCCTATCCATGGATATGAAAAATCCCTTGATTCTGTATGCCGCCATGTGGGAACATAGACGTTATCCCTGGGTAATGGAATCGGGCGGGAAGAATTCGGGCATCTATAAGTCTACTGATGGCGGCTCGACATGGAAACAATTGAAAGAAGGACTTCCTAAAGAGATGGGGAAAATTGGCATCTCCGTTTCAAGGGCCAATCCGGAGAAAGTATTTGCCGTCATTGAGGCCGAAGGCGAAAAAGGCGGTGTGTACCGCTCCGATGATGCCGGTAAAAAATGGACGCAGGTGAACAAGGATCGTATCAACATTGCACGGGCTTGGTACTATATGGAAATTTTTGCAGATCCACAAAATGAAAACATAGTGTATGTCCTCAATGCCCCAGTGACCAAATCCATCGATGGCGGAAAGACCTTTACCCCCGTTCCTACCCCGCATGGGGACAACCATCACTTATGGATCCATCCCCATAACAACCAAATAATGATCAATTCCAATGATGGCGGTGCCAACATTTCAAACAACGGCGGTAAAAGTTGGAGTACCCAGGAGAACCAGACTACAGCACAATTCTATAGGGTAATCACTGATAATTTAGTCCCCTACAATGTGTACGGAGGGCAACAGGACAATTCTACCGTGGCCATCGCCTCCAGGACCAACGATTCCGGTATCGACTGGAAGGATTGGTATCCCGTGGCGGGAGGTGAGAGTGCCTTTTTGGCCTTTGATCCAAACGACCCAAAAATAATCTACGGAGGTACATACCAAGGTAATATCGACAAGTGGGACGCTGCGACCAAGGAATCCAAACCCATCAAACAATATCCGGAACTGGGTCTGAGCATTGCGCCAAAGGATGCGAAATATCGGTATAACTGGAATGCGCCCATCATTACGTCTCCCCATAACCGACAGACCATTTACCATGCAGGGAACGTGGTCTTTAAATCGACCGATGAGGGTATCAGCTGGACCGCCATCAGTCCGGACCTGACCAAAAACGAAACGGACAAGCATGGCCCTGGCGGAACGCCTTTTACCAATGAGGCCGCCGGTGGCGAAAATTACAACACCCTGACCTATTTGGTGGAATCCCCACATGAGGAAGGTGTACTATGGGCAGGCAGTGATGACGGACTTTTGCACATGACCAAAGACGGTGGTCAAAACTGGCAGAATGTAACCCCATCAGGAATTCCCGATGGCATTGTGAACAGCATTGAGGTTTCTCCCCATGACCCGGCCACCGCCTATGTGGTAGTAATGCGCTATAAGTCGATGGACCTCAATTCCTATATTTTCAAGACCACCGACTACGGCGCAACATGGGCCAAAATCGTGAACGGCATCACGGGAGAGCATACCTTTACCAGGGTCGTTCGCGAGGACAAAAAAGTAAAAGGCCTGCTTTATGCTGGTACCGAAACCGGACTTTTTATTTCACTCAACGACGGACAGAATTGGCAGCCTCTACAATTGAACTTGCCCATAGTGCCCATCAACGACCTCATTATCCATGACAATGACCTGGTAGCCGCCACGGCTGGAAGGGCCTTTTGGATTCTGGACGACCTATCGGCCTTACAAAACATACAGACCGTAAAGCAGGCCGTAACCGTTTTCCAACCCAAGGATACGTATTTATTTTTCGGTGGCTATAGTGAAAATCCAGGCCCAGGGGAAGGTTCCAACCCAAAAAGCGGCGTGACTTTCGATTACTATCTGGAAGAAAAACTGGATTCCACCGAACTGAAATTGGAGGTGTTGTACGACGGTAAGGTCATCCGCACCCTAACAAACCAAAAACCAAAAGATTTTAAATCTTGGCCGGGAGGACCCTCCAAACCGGAAGTACTTCCTTCCAAAAAAGGCTATAACCGATTCACATGGAATTTTAGAAGAGACCCTATTGTGGCCGTGGACAAGGTATTCGTTTTGGGAGGCGACCAAGGCGCGACCGTGGCCCCGGGAACCTACACGCTGCGTCTTTCCATGCCCGGAACCACTTCCGAAACGGAAGTCAAAATCTTGGCAAACCCAAACGTAAAGGCAACTCCGGCCGACTATGCAGAGCAACAGGAAATGTTGAACACCATTGATGAAACGGTCGTGGACATACACGAAGCCGTCAATGCAATGCGGTCTGCCAAGGCACAACTGGAAAATTATAAAAAGTTGTTGAAGGATACCGATAGTGCATCGGAGTTACTAAAACAAGGAGATTCCATTATGAAGAGGATTACCCAGTGGGAAGAAAAATTGATACAACCCAAGCAAAAAACGTTTCAGGATGTCATCAACTTTAAGAACCAGCTCAATGCGCAGCTTTTGACCCTAAAAGGCTATATAGACGTGGCCGAACCCAAGGTTACCCAAGGGGCCAAGGAACGCTACAATGATCTATTACAACTTTGGAAGGGATTAAAACAAGAGCAACAAACCATCATTCAAAAAGAAATGGCGGAGTACAATCAAACGTACCGTTCTTTGGAGCTTCCAGCTATTATTATGGAAGAATAA
- a CDS encoding pentapeptide repeat-containing protein, whose amino-acid sequence MADFICDQTFKAQDFTKTRLKKAEYENCRFEGCDFSNGFLDNQHFMECTFLECNLSNTNVVNAIFKEVRFEHCKMMGLKFEDCNALFMDFRFVDCTLNYSSFYGLTLKGLRVEDTKLIGVDFTDCNLTQAQFVRSNLENAVFQNTNLSQADVSTSTNMIIDPEINDLSNCTFSLANLPGLLTKHKIKVVS is encoded by the coding sequence ATGGCCGATTTTATCTGCGACCAAACCTTCAAAGCGCAGGATTTCACCAAAACCCGTTTAAAGAAGGCGGAATATGAAAACTGTCGATTTGAGGGATGCGATTTTTCCAATGGTTTTTTAGACAACCAACACTTTATGGAGTGTACCTTTTTGGAATGCAACTTGAGCAACACCAACGTGGTCAATGCCATTTTTAAGGAAGTCCGCTTTGAGCATTGCAAGATGATGGGATTAAAGTTTGAGGACTGTAACGCTCTTTTTATGGACTTCCGTTTTGTGGACTGTACCTTGAATTATAGCTCCTTTTATGGCCTAACGCTGAAAGGGCTTCGTGTGGAGGACACTAAGCTCATTGGGGTGGATTTTACGGATTGTAACTTAACACAGGCCCAATTCGTACGTAGCAACCTTGAAAACGCCGTATTTCAAAACACCAACCTCTCCCAAGCAGATGTAAGCACTTCAACCAATATGATTATAGACCCGGAAATAAACGATTTGTCTAACTGTACGTTTTCTTTGGCAAACCTGCCCGGATTATTGACCAAACACAAAATAAAGGTAGTTTCCTAA
- the gloA2 gene encoding SMU1112c/YaeR family gloxylase I-like metalloprotein produces the protein MLSKVHHIAIICSDYEKSKEFYTQFLGLTIINETYRTERDSYKLDLALNGDYILELFSFPQPPKRTSRPEACGLRHLAFQVGSIEEMVIYCNQNNIAVEPIRVDEITGKKFTFISDPDDLPIEFYEQ, from the coding sequence ATGCTTTCCAAAGTCCATCATATTGCCATTATTTGTTCCGATTATGAAAAATCCAAGGAATTTTATACCCAATTTCTGGGATTGACCATTATAAATGAAACCTACCGAACCGAGCGGGATTCCTATAAACTGGATTTGGCCTTAAACGGGGATTATATCCTAGAACTTTTCTCCTTCCCCCAACCTCCAAAGCGTACTTCCAGACCGGAAGCTTGTGGATTGCGACATTTGGCCTTTCAAGTTGGGAGTATCGAAGAAATGGTCATCTATTGCAACCAAAACAATATTGCGGTAGAACCTATCCGAGTGGATGAAATCACCGGAAAAAAATTCACCTTCATCTCCGATCCTGACGATTTGCCCATTGAATTTTACGAGCAATAA
- a CDS encoding DUF6265 family protein, whose protein sequence is MKLFLIICLFLVHSIGAQNTLSWEEGMESPEATLKHVEWMTGHWKGEAFGGITEEIWSPPLGGTMMFSFKLVAEGAVSFYELGHIRELDGTLLFQLKHFDGDLFGWEEKEETVDFRLVKLEGDRVYFDDFTLERISDQEVNLYVVIENEDGSQEEVQFNYKRQ, encoded by the coding sequence ATGAAACTATTCTTGATTATTTGCTTGTTTCTTGTCCATTCCATAGGTGCACAGAACACCCTTTCTTGGGAAGAAGGAATGGAGTCGCCGGAAGCCACGCTCAAACATGTGGAATGGATGACCGGTCACTGGAAAGGGGAAGCTTTTGGCGGCATTACGGAGGAAATCTGGAGTCCGCCGTTGGGAGGAACCATGATGTTCTCCTTTAAATTGGTAGCGGAAGGCGCCGTAAGTTTTTATGAATTGGGGCACATCCGGGAATTGGACGGAACCTTGTTATTTCAACTGAAACATTTTGACGGTGACCTCTTCGGGTGGGAAGAAAAAGAAGAAACGGTAGACTTTAGGTTGGTGAAGCTTGAGGGAGACAGGGTCTATTTTGACGATTTCACTCTTGAAAGGATTTCGGACCAGGAAGTGAATCTATACGTTGTCATAGAGAATGAAGACGGCTCCCAAGAAGAGGTGCAGTTCAACTACAAAAGGCAATAG
- a CDS encoding sulfurtransferase: MKTLVSATWLHQHIEKPNLVILDASSATNGQTIPKARFLDLDHAFVDTSSPFPNTVPNPEQFELACQNLGIDKDSEIVVFDNKGIYTSPRVWWLFQLMGHSSISVLDGGLPAWIENGFETVTEHFKPTKKGNFKSDYQKDMVITFEQIKANIGQQKFVVVDARSAGRFNGTAPEPRKHLKSGSIPNSVNLPFENVLENGKFKSAEDIKNLFQSIFKEPQEMVFSCGSGITASIILLASVIGYEKSLKLYDGSWTEWAELNQLTTDNK, from the coding sequence ATGAAAACACTAGTATCCGCAACATGGCTACATCAGCATATAGAAAAACCCAACCTGGTCATTCTAGATGCCAGTTCGGCGACCAATGGACAGACCATTCCAAAGGCTAGGTTCCTGGACCTGGATCATGCTTTTGTGGATACCTCCAGCCCATTTCCCAATACCGTTCCCAATCCAGAACAATTTGAGCTTGCATGTCAAAACCTGGGCATCGACAAGGATTCTGAAATTGTCGTGTTCGACAATAAGGGTATTTATACCAGTCCACGGGTTTGGTGGTTGTTCCAGCTTATGGGACATAGCAGCATTAGCGTTTTGGACGGTGGCCTGCCCGCCTGGATAGAAAATGGTTTTGAAACGGTTACGGAACATTTCAAGCCGACAAAAAAGGGAAATTTTAAGTCGGACTATCAAAAAGATATGGTGATTACCTTTGAGCAGATCAAGGCAAATATCGGGCAACAAAAATTTGTTGTTGTGGATGCGCGGTCGGCAGGAAGGTTCAATGGAACGGCGCCAGAACCCAGAAAACATTTAAAGAGTGGCAGTATACCAAATTCGGTAAATCTCCCTTTTGAGAATGTACTTGAAAATGGCAAATTCAAGTCTGCGGAAGATATCAAAAACCTGTTCCAAAGCATCTTCAAAGAACCCCAAGAGATGGTCTTTAGTTGTGGATCCGGCATTACTGCCAGTATCATTTTATTGGCCAGTGTTATCGGATATGAAAAAAGTCTAAAACTATATGACGGTTCCTGGACGGAATGGGCGGAATTGAACCAACTAACAACTGACAATAAATAG
- a CDS encoding CBS domain-containing protein — protein MGIKSFQGIRKTVKKEFEAPILVADYMTTKLVTFRPDQSILEVMEKFAKHHISGGPVLDDNGFLVGIISEADCMKQISESRYFNQPILEKNVENFMTKNVETIPDDISIFDAAGIFAQHNRRRLPVMRNGILVGQISRKDIVIAALKLSGHNWK, from the coding sequence ATGGGAATCAAAAGCTTTCAAGGAATCAGGAAGACCGTTAAAAAGGAATTTGAGGCCCCTATATTGGTGGCCGATTACATGACTACCAAATTGGTGACCTTTAGGCCGGATCAGTCGATTTTGGAGGTCATGGAAAAATTCGCGAAGCATCATATTTCGGGTGGTCCTGTGTTGGACGATAACGGTTTTTTGGTGGGCATCATATCAGAGGCCGATTGTATGAAGCAAATTTCCGAGAGCCGCTATTTTAATCAGCCTATTTTGGAAAAGAACGTTGAGAACTTCATGACAAAAAATGTGGAAACCATCCCCGATGATATTTCAATATTCGATGCTGCCGGTATTTTTGCCCAGCATAACAGAAGAAGACTACCCGTGATGCGAAACGGTATCTTGGTGGGCCAGATCAGTAGAAAGGACATCGTCATTGCGGCCCTAAAACTGAGCGGCCACAATTGGAAATAA
- a CDS encoding M28 family peptidase, whose translation MKKTSSVLILLLLTLAVYWSIASLMPTYSADIDLERDSFSTDRALAQVEAISREPHGVGFPAHQKVRSYIVSQLEKMGLQTQLQSGYTSGDWANLSKATNILARIKGTGKGKALLLLSHYDSSPHSSLGASDAASGVATILEGVRAFLAKNEPPKNDIIILISDAEELGLNGADLFVREHPWAKDVGLVINFEARGSGGPGIMLLETNRGNYNLIKEFTKANPQYPVANSLSYSIYKLLPNDTDLTVFREKADIDGFNFAFIDDHFDYHTAKDTYERLDKNTLAHQGSYLSALLDHFSNLDLRTVRSLKDSVYFNVPIFKMVSYPFEWIWPMLYLGMALFIGLLVLGIQKKALNGKDILKGFVPMLLALVINGIVGYFSWGVLKSIYPAYADILHGFTYNGHAYILVFVFFSLSICFYAYHKFQLVKTPNLLIAPLFLWLVICGLLCFYLNGAAFFIIPVYASLAALYILINQKSPNGFLLLFLGLPAIFIFAPFIQLFPIALGLKMMVASTVFTTLTFFLLLPLIIRLRNKRGLAFLSFLLFLGFFVSAHMNSGFNADTPKPTSLLYVWDVDKNESRWATYEKVLSEWTQQYIGDTKTRPQNLAENTISSKYGSGFSYIADAPTKEVAPPIIEVLSDTVMGTNRSIKIQVMPQRNVNRLEVFTNDTPINKAIVNGIALSDFYLKERRNGKLVTHYISDNDTTKLALEYPVEATLELTFYEASNDLLNNPQFTIPKRPEDNIPMPFVLNDAILTIQKMKFE comes from the coding sequence ATGAAAAAGACATCCTCCGTACTTATTTTGCTCCTCTTGACGTTGGCCGTGTATTGGAGCATTGCTTCACTAATGCCCACATATTCCGCGGATATAGACCTTGAGAGGGATAGCTTTTCCACAGATAGGGCCTTGGCCCAAGTGGAAGCCATTTCCAGGGAACCCCACGGGGTTGGATTTCCCGCACATCAAAAAGTACGTTCCTATATCGTTTCCCAATTGGAAAAGATGGGCTTGCAGACCCAACTACAATCGGGGTATACCTCCGGGGACTGGGCAAACCTTAGTAAGGCTACCAATATTCTGGCCAGAATCAAAGGAACGGGCAAAGGCAAGGCCCTGTTATTGTTGAGCCATTATGATAGCAGTCCGCATTCCTCCTTAGGCGCCAGCGATGCCGCTAGTGGGGTTGCCACCATTTTGGAAGGGGTTAGGGCCTTTTTGGCAAAAAACGAACCCCCTAAAAACGATATTATCATCCTAATTTCCGATGCCGAGGAGTTGGGCCTTAACGGTGCCGATTTGTTCGTAAGGGAACATCCATGGGCCAAGGACGTTGGATTGGTCATCAATTTTGAGGCACGTGGCAGCGGTGGCCCCGGGATTATGCTGTTGGAAACGAACCGTGGCAACTATAATTTGATCAAGGAGTTTACAAAGGCAAATCCGCAATATCCGGTAGCCAACTCACTTTCCTATAGTATTTACAAGTTGTTACCCAACGATACGGACCTAACCGTGTTTCGGGAAAAAGCGGATATCGATGGATTTAATTTTGCCTTCATAGACGACCATTTTGACTACCATACAGCCAAGGATACTTATGAGCGATTGGATAAGAATACCCTTGCCCACCAAGGCAGTTATCTAAGTGCCTTATTGGACCATTTTAGCAACTTGGATTTGAGAACGGTGCGCAGTTTGAAAGATTCCGTCTATTTCAATGTTCCCATTTTTAAAATGGTCTCCTATCCATTTGAATGGATTTGGCCTATGCTCTATTTAGGAATGGCCCTTTTTATTGGGTTGTTGGTATTGGGCATACAAAAAAAAGCCCTGAACGGAAAGGACATCCTTAAAGGTTTTGTCCCCATGCTATTGGCCCTGGTTATCAACGGAATCGTTGGGTACTTTTCATGGGGCGTACTAAAATCAATATATCCGGCCTACGCGGATATCCTGCACGGCTTTACGTATAACGGCCATGCGTACATCCTTGTTTTTGTTTTTTTCTCCTTGAGCATCTGTTTCTACGCCTATCACAAATTTCAGTTGGTTAAAACCCCCAATCTGTTGATTGCGCCCCTGTTTCTATGGTTGGTGATTTGCGGTCTCCTTTGTTTCTATTTGAACGGTGCGGCATTTTTCATCATTCCCGTTTATGCCAGTTTAGCGGCCCTTTATATCCTTATCAATCAAAAGAGTCCTAACGGATTCTTATTGTTGTTCTTGGGCTTGCCGGCTATTTTTATTTTTGCACCCTTCATCCAACTTTTCCCTATTGCACTAGGACTCAAAATGATGGTCGCGAGCACGGTATTCACCACGTTGACCTTCTTTCTGTTGCTACCCTTGATCATACGGTTACGGAACAAAAGGGGCTTGGCATTTTTGAGTTTTTTGTTGTTCCTGGGCTTCTTTGTATCGGCGCATATGAATTCCGGTTTTAATGCCGATACTCCAAAACCCACCAGTTTATTGTATGTATGGGATGTGGATAAAAATGAGAGTCGCTGGGCCACGTATGAAAAGGTGCTATCGGAATGGACACAACAGTATATAGGCGACACCAAGACCCGGCCGCAGAATCTGGCCGAAAATACGATCAGCAGCAAGTACGGATCAGGATTTAGTTATATAGCCGATGCCCCAACGAAGGAGGTCGCCCCGCCGATCATCGAGGTACTATCGGATACCGTTATGGGCACCAATCGGTCTATAAAAATTCAAGTAATGCCCCAACGAAATGTAAACCGATTGGAAGTCTTTACCAACGACACCCCCATTAATAAGGCCATTGTGAACGGTATTGCACTTTCCGATTTCTATCTGAAGGAACGAAGGAACGGAAAATTGGTGACCCACTACATCAGCGATAACGATACGACAAAGCTAGCCCTTGAGTATCCGGTGGAAGCAACACTTGAACTTACCTTTTACGAGGCAAGCAAT